In Polynucleobacter arcticus, the following proteins share a genomic window:
- the tkt gene encoding transketolase, which translates to MSNLQIRMANAIRALSMDAVQQANSGHPGMPMGMADIAVGLWNEHLQHNPTDPHWINRDRFVLSNGHGSMLLYSLLHLTGYDLPMSELKNFRQLHSKTAGHPEYGITPGVETTTGPLGQGISNAVGMALAEKLLAEEFNRPGHDIVNHYTYVFLGDGCLMEGISHEVCSLAGTLKLNKLIALWDDNGISIDGKVVSWFNEDTPKRFEAYGWNVLRDVDGHDAEAISSAISKAKKSDKPTLICCKTAIGQGSPNMAGSDKVHGSPLGAAEIAATRVALNWPYAPFEIPKDIYAAWDFKKRGQAAEHEWNKEFQAYKNKYPELASELQRRMQGDLSEDFSSTLDAYLKTCETKAETIATRKASQNAIEALAPALPEFMGGSADLTGSNLTNWSSCKAVRADQWGNHINYGVREFGMSAIMNGIALHGGYIPFGGTFLTFSDYSRNALRMAALMKLRSIFVFTHDSIGLGEDGPTHQSVEHVASLRLIPNLMVWRPCDTTESAVAWGSAIERKHGPSALIFSRQNCPFVSRNRQQVKDIARGGYVLRDPKTAKIDAVIIATGSEIALALQTAERLEGEGFGIRVVSIPSTTVFDQQDSAYKAKVLPADIPRIAVEAGVSDFWWKYGCAAVHGVDTFGESAPAPVLYEYFGLTVDQISKTVKQCIAKKK; encoded by the coding sequence ATGTCAAACCTTCAAATTCGTATGGCCAATGCCATTCGCGCTTTATCCATGGATGCAGTTCAACAAGCCAATTCTGGTCATCCAGGGATGCCGATGGGTATGGCCGATATTGCGGTTGGTCTTTGGAATGAACATTTGCAACACAATCCGACAGATCCACATTGGATCAATCGCGACCGTTTTGTTTTATCAAATGGCCACGGATCAATGTTGTTGTATTCCTTATTGCATTTGACTGGCTATGACTTGCCGATGAGCGAGTTGAAAAATTTCCGTCAGTTACATAGCAAAACTGCTGGCCATCCCGAGTATGGAATTACTCCGGGCGTAGAAACCACTACTGGTCCTTTGGGTCAGGGAATTTCAAATGCAGTGGGCATGGCGCTTGCGGAAAAATTATTAGCGGAAGAATTTAATCGCCCAGGCCATGACATTGTGAATCACTACACCTATGTATTTTTGGGTGATGGTTGCTTGATGGAGGGCATTAGTCATGAAGTATGTTCATTGGCTGGCACACTCAAGCTGAATAAACTAATTGCGTTGTGGGATGACAATGGTATTTCGATTGATGGCAAAGTGGTTTCTTGGTTTAACGAAGATACGCCAAAGCGTTTTGAGGCATACGGCTGGAATGTATTGCGCGATGTTGATGGCCATGATGCGGAAGCCATCTCAAGCGCTATTTCGAAAGCAAAGAAGAGCGATAAGCCTACCTTGATTTGTTGCAAGACGGCGATTGGCCAGGGTTCGCCCAATATGGCAGGTAGCGATAAGGTACATGGCTCTCCATTGGGTGCTGCTGAAATTGCTGCAACCCGTGTTGCATTGAATTGGCCTTATGCACCTTTTGAAATTCCCAAAGATATTTATGCGGCTTGGGATTTTAAGAAACGCGGTCAAGCTGCTGAGCATGAGTGGAATAAAGAGTTCCAAGCGTACAAAAATAAGTACCCGGAATTGGCTTCTGAATTACAACGTCGCATGCAGGGTGACTTATCCGAAGATTTCTCATCTACTTTGGATGCTTATTTAAAGACTTGTGAAACAAAAGCAGAAACGATCGCCACTCGTAAGGCCAGTCAAAATGCAATCGAAGCATTAGCTCCAGCCCTGCCCGAATTTATGGGCGGCTCTGCTGACTTAACGGGCTCTAACTTAACCAATTGGTCTTCATGCAAGGCTGTGCGTGCTGATCAGTGGGGTAACCATATTAATTATGGCGTTCGTGAATTTGGTATGAGTGCCATCATGAATGGCATTGCTTTGCACGGTGGTTACATTCCGTTTGGAGGCACCTTCTTAACCTTCTCTGATTACAGTCGTAATGCTTTGCGTATGGCTGCATTGATGAAGTTGCGTAGCATTTTTGTTTTCACGCATGACTCTATTGGCCTGGGTGAGGATGGTCCAACACATCAATCCGTTGAGCATGTGGCCAGCTTGCGCTTGATTCCGAATTTGATGGTGTGGCGTCCATGCGATACCACTGAAAGTGCGGTAGCTTGGGGATCTGCGATTGAGCGTAAGCATGGCCCAAGCGCCTTAATCTTTAGTCGTCAAAATTGCCCATTTGTTTCACGTAATCGTCAGCAGGTGAAAGATATTGCACGTGGTGGATATGTATTACGTGATCCTAAGACTGCAAAAATCGATGCCGTCATTATTGCAACTGGCTCTGAAATTGCTTTGGCTTTGCAAACTGCGGAGCGTTTAGAGGGTGAGGGCTTTGGAATCCGTGTGGTGTCGATTCCTTCAACCACAGTATTTGATCAACAAGATTCTGCTTACAAAGCAAAAGTCTTGCCTGCAGATATTCCACGTATTGCGGTTGAAGCAGGCGTGAGTGATTTCTGGTGGAAGTATGGTTGTGCAGCGGTGCATGGTGTCGATACCTTCGGTGAATCTGCGCCTGCGCCAGTGCTGTATGAATACTTCGGCTTAACGGTGGATCAAATCTCTAAAACCGTGAAGCAATGTATTGCTAAGAAAAAATAA
- a CDS encoding 16S rRNA (uracil(1498)-N(3))-methyltransferase translates to MPQFYLPGPWETEKPNFLTPELAHHLRVRRIQVGEYFPIFDGKGQVAQAKLLSLGNKTGEAELSQIRLDTHRESPYAITLAQGLAGGDKMDWIVEKAIETGAQVIAPLQCERSVIKLTRSSDAERAQKRLLHWEGIVQAACEQCDRTVLAAVEPVQNFDSYLQKPQKAALKLLLSPDGNKSLYSVLMGNPPQDVVLMIGPEGGYSPEEEAQAQTAGYQIVSLGSRVLRTETAGIVAITAVHSIWDLEMQNRLK, encoded by the coding sequence ATGCCTCAATTTTATCTTCCCGGGCCATGGGAAACCGAAAAGCCCAACTTCCTCACTCCTGAGCTTGCCCATCATTTGCGCGTTCGTCGTATTCAAGTGGGTGAATACTTCCCCATCTTTGATGGCAAAGGTCAGGTTGCCCAAGCAAAATTGCTCTCCTTAGGCAATAAAACCGGTGAAGCTGAACTTAGCCAGATACGCCTTGATACCCACCGCGAGAGCCCATATGCCATCACCCTAGCCCAAGGTCTTGCTGGCGGGGACAAAATGGATTGGATCGTTGAAAAGGCTATCGAGACTGGTGCTCAGGTCATTGCACCCTTGCAATGTGAGCGCTCGGTCATCAAATTAACGCGATCTAGTGACGCTGAGCGTGCTCAGAAGCGTCTTTTGCATTGGGAGGGGATTGTTCAAGCAGCCTGCGAACAATGTGACCGCACTGTGCTTGCTGCTGTAGAACCCGTCCAAAATTTTGATAGTTACCTACAAAAGCCACAAAAAGCGGCACTTAAACTACTTTTAAGCCCTGATGGCAATAAAAGTCTGTATTCAGTGTTGATGGGAAACCCACCGCAGGATGTTGTCTTGATGATTGGACCTGAAGGTGGCTACTCGCCGGAGGAGGAAGCGCAAGCTCAAACTGCAGGCTATCAAATAGTCTCTTTGGGTAGTCGAGTATTGCGCACCGAGACTGCGGGAATCGTAGCGATCACGGCCGTTCACAGTATTTGGGACCTAGAAATGCAAAATCGCCTCAAATAG
- the fur gene encoding ferric iron uptake transcriptional regulator: MNMNQNSTPANLRDIGLKATGPRMKILDFFHQNGGTHFSAEDIFMALAKDDKEIGLATVYRVLTQFEQAGLLLRSHFESSKGDSRAIYELNEGQHHDHLVCLDCGHVEEFMDEAIEKRQRDIAKNLGFKLQEHSLAMYGHCQKKNCRNKQKV, from the coding sequence ATGAATATGAACCAAAACTCTACTCCAGCAAATTTACGCGATATTGGTCTCAAAGCTACCGGTCCTCGTATGAAAATATTGGACTTTTTTCATCAAAATGGTGGCACCCACTTTAGCGCTGAAGACATCTTTATGGCCCTAGCCAAGGATGACAAAGAAATCGGCCTAGCGACGGTTTATCGCGTTTTAACCCAGTTTGAACAGGCAGGACTTCTGCTCCGCAGCCACTTTGAATCTAGCAAAGGGGACAGTCGAGCCATTTATGAGCTCAATGAAGGCCAGCATCATGACCATCTAGTGTGCTTAGATTGTGGGCATGTTGAGGAATTTATGGATGAAGCCATTGAAAAAAGGCAACGCGATATCGCTAAAAACCTCGGTTTTAAGCTTCAAGAACACTCTTTAGCGATGTATGGCCACTGCCAGAAGAAAAATTGCCGCAATAAGCAGAAGGTTTAA
- the gap gene encoding type I glyceraldehyde-3-phosphate dehydrogenase, with protein MTIRVAINGYGRIGRMVLRALYEDQVNGKPRRDIQIVAINAMGDIDINAHLTQYDSAHGRFPAQVTVDGDCMVVNGDRIKMFSTRNPLETPWGELGVDLVLECSGKFTSKEKAMVHISQGAKKVLISAPGEKDVDATIVYGVNQQVLKPSDIVVSNASCTTNCLAPLVKPLLEKIGIESGLMTTIHAFTNDQVLTDVYHKDMRRARSAVTSMIPTKTGAAKAVGLVLPALAGRFDGFAMRVPVINVSVVDLTFAASRATSVDEVNSILKAASEGELKGILGFNTLPLVSIDFNHDPRPSIYDASQTRVSADGKLVKVLAWYDNEWGYSVQMLNAAEALMAVK; from the coding sequence ATGACAATTCGTGTCGCAATTAATGGTTATGGTCGTATTGGCCGCATGGTCTTGCGTGCTTTATATGAAGATCAAGTCAATGGCAAGCCAAGACGCGATATTCAGATTGTGGCAATTAATGCCATGGGCGATATCGATATCAACGCCCATTTAACGCAATATGATTCTGCACATGGTCGGTTTCCTGCTCAAGTAACAGTAGACGGCGATTGCATGGTGGTCAATGGCGATCGCATCAAAATGTTCTCCACTCGTAATCCTTTGGAAACTCCATGGGGTGAATTGGGTGTAGATTTAGTTTTGGAGTGCTCTGGTAAATTCACTTCAAAAGAAAAAGCCATGGTGCATATCTCCCAGGGCGCGAAAAAGGTATTAATTTCTGCGCCAGGTGAAAAAGATGTGGATGCCACGATTGTGTATGGCGTTAATCAACAAGTCTTAAAGCCAAGCGATATCGTAGTTTCTAATGCAAGCTGTACAACGAACTGTTTAGCGCCATTGGTCAAACCATTGCTGGAAAAAATTGGTATTGAGTCTGGCCTAATGACAACGATCCATGCGTTTACCAATGATCAGGTTCTCACTGACGTTTATCACAAGGATATGCGTCGCGCGCGTTCCGCAGTGACCAGCATGATTCCGACTAAGACCGGAGCTGCAAAAGCGGTCGGTTTGGTATTGCCAGCTTTGGCAGGTCGCTTTGATGGTTTTGCTATGCGTGTGCCGGTAATTAATGTTTCTGTTGTGGATTTAACTTTTGCTGCTAGCCGTGCCACCAGTGTAGATGAGGTCAATTCGATCCTAAAGGCTGCCAGCGAAGGTGAATTGAAGGGTATTTTGGGATTCAATACATTGCCACTGGTTTCAATTGACTTCAATCACGACCCACGTCCCAGTATTTACGATGCCTCCCAAACGCGTGTTTCAGCCGATGGCAAGCTTGTTAAGGTATTGGCTTGGTATGACAATGAGTGGGGTTATTCGGTGCAGATGTTAAATGCAGCGGAAGCTTTGATGGCGGTAAAGTAA
- a CDS encoding IS3 family transposase (programmed frameshift), which yields MSKYSKEFKLVVIQHYLSGRGGFKTIGDQYGVKYAYVRKWVHAYKAHGPHSLNQSYVQYTPTFKLSVLQHMGQHQLSINQAAAHFNIPAPSTIGQWQRLYNEGGITALEPKPKGRPPMSKPCKPFIPTNKPVTQMTPQELMQELEYRRVETDYPKKARGLSPAKTLGKQEQAQVITELRQQYPLQIILAVAKMARSVYYYQVGLSKQTDPYLAVKTQISAIYHRHKGRYGYRRVHLELGNLQHYLDPKTVQKLMGQLGLKSTVRPKRYQSYKGSVGKVAPNLLERHFVASKPNQKWVTDVTEFNIGGQKVYLSPILDLYNQEIISYEIADRPQISSVMQMLQKAFKQLKPKDKPMLHSDQGWQYRMGIYQQALHQQGITQSMSRKGNCLDNAVMENWFGVMKTEFFYQQKFETIELFKAQLREYIDYYNHDRIKQKLKGLSPVNYRTQSLVLT from the exons ATGTCCAAATACAGCAAAGAGTTTAAGCTAGTAGTTATTCAGCATTACCTCTCCGGTAGGGGTGGTTTTAAAACTATTGGAGATCAATACGGCGTTAAATACGCCTATGTTCGCAAATGGGTTCATGCTTACAAAGCCCATGGCCCACACAGCCTCAATCAGAGTTACGTCCAGTACACGCCTACCTTCAAGCTATCTGTCTTGCAGCATATGGGGCAGCACCAGCTCTCCATTAATCAAGCGGCAGCCCACTTTAATATCCCCGCACCCAGCACGATTGGTCAATGGCAACGTCTTTACAATGAAGGCGGTATCACAGCCCTAGAACCTAAGCCCAAGGGACGGCCACCCATGTCAAAACCCTGTAAACCATTTATTCCGACTAATAAGCCGGTGACCCAGATGACTCCACAAGAGCTCATGCAAGAGCTTGAGTACCGCAGGGTGGAGACTGATTACC CTAAAAAAGCTCGAGGCCTTAGCCCAGCAAAAACACTTGGCAAGCAAGAACAAGCCCAAGTAATTACTGAGTTAAGGCAGCAATACCCCTTACAGATCATCTTGGCTGTCGCCAAGATGGCTAGAAGTGTTTATTACTACCAGGTGGGGCTTAGTAAGCAGACTGATCCCTATCTTGCAGTCAAGACCCAGATCAGCGCCATCTACCATCGCCACAAAGGGCGCTATGGTTATCGGCGAGTCCATTTGGAGCTCGGTAACTTGCAACACTACCTTGATCCTAAGACTGTACAAAAGCTCATGGGACAACTTGGACTCAAATCCACCGTTCGCCCTAAGCGCTACCAGTCTTATAAGGGGTCTGTGGGTAAGGTAGCCCCCAACTTGCTAGAGCGCCACTTTGTAGCTAGCAAACCCAATCAAAAGTGGGTTACTGATGTCACCGAGTTCAATATCGGAGGGCAGAAGGTGTATCTCTCACCCATCTTAGATCTATATAACCAAGAGATCATCTCCTATGAGATTGCGGATCGACCACAGATTAGCTCAGTCATGCAGATGCTCCAAAAAGCTTTTAAGCAACTAAAACCAAAAGATAAACCCATGCTGCACTCAGACCAAGGCTGGCAATACCGGATGGGTATTTATCAGCAGGCCCTGCACCAGCAAGGCATTACTCAGAGCATGTCCAGGAAAGGTAATTGCTTGGATAACGCTGTCATGGAAAACTGGTTTGGAGTGATGAAGACCGAGTTCTTCTACCAACAGAAGTTTGAGACTATCGAATTATTTAAAGCGCAACTGAGGGAATACATCGACTACTACAACCATGATCGGATCAAACAAAAGCTAAAGGGATTAAGTCCAGTTAATTACCGAACTCAATCCCTCGTGCTAACCTAA
- a CDS encoding barstar family protein, with protein sequence MNNRSENGTTAGFEEHSRAESWDSNDRLETESSAANIYAEGGLSRLQTYAANQVSGKKVTASWRAALAVRDAGPPAMLRSVRPNIVQSIRAFRTPDLQEAATELGQHFIYANCANAMTKGEVLEAIAIAYTFTKQQAKNFDPLLDALTTTVDKSGPQPGFVVVLEGLPCTQKFDKEARETLLDVFRDAVDFWSERRTPYRVFYSFA encoded by the coding sequence ATGAATAATCGCTCTGAAAACGGCACTACAGCAGGCTTCGAAGAACACAGTCGAGCTGAAAGTTGGGATAGCAACGATAGACTTGAAACTGAGTCGTCCGCTGCCAACATCTACGCCGAAGGTGGTTTATCTCGTTTACAAACCTATGCAGCAAATCAAGTTTCGGGGAAAAAAGTGACAGCTTCTTGGCGTGCCGCTTTGGCCGTTCGCGATGCCGGACCGCCGGCAATGTTGCGCAGTGTGCGCCCAAACATCGTGCAATCGATTCGTGCTTTTCGTACCCCTGACCTTCAGGAGGCAGCTACTGAGCTTGGCCAGCATTTCATTTACGCTAATTGTGCGAATGCAATGACTAAAGGCGAGGTTTTGGAGGCTATTGCGATTGCCTACACATTCACCAAGCAACAGGCAAAGAATTTTGACCCCTTGTTAGATGCTTTGACTACTACTGTTGATAAGTCTGGCCCACAGCCTGGTTTTGTAGTGGTCCTAGAAGGTTTACCTTGCACTCAGAAGTTTGACAAAGAAGCTCGTGAGACCTTATTGGATGTATTCCGTGATGCGGTGGATTTCTGGTCTGAGCGTCGTACACCTTATCGCGTCTTCTACTCATTCGCCTGA
- a CDS encoding outer membrane protein assembly factor BamE → MSFFYSISGIFRHIRSGFLIALIGGALSLAGCTSAVDDTQRAWMNKVFRPYVPDVVQGNFISSEQYAKLQVGQSREQVRQILGTPLLASYFHANRWDYVFEFKRANQVMGKERRVTVFFEGDKLVKFQGDALPTDVELVAEIDGYAKTKRSFWDVVTGSNKPPVTIPLQQPELLVPSPTNNLPAGASPAVPAASTSSSFWDFFSFSKKSPETQSPQLGPGSLNIPQASEAK, encoded by the coding sequence ATGAGTTTTTTCTATTCCATTTCAGGGATTTTTCGCCACATCCGTTCAGGCTTTCTAATTGCCTTAATTGGTGGGGCACTAAGCTTAGCCGGCTGTACGAGCGCTGTGGACGATACCCAGCGTGCTTGGATGAATAAAGTCTTTAGACCTTACGTTCCCGATGTGGTGCAAGGCAACTTTATTTCCAGTGAGCAATATGCCAAATTGCAGGTCGGCCAAAGTCGCGAGCAAGTTCGCCAAATATTGGGCACGCCCTTATTGGCCAGCTATTTCCATGCGAATCGATGGGATTATGTTTTTGAATTCAAGCGCGCAAATCAGGTCATGGGCAAAGAGCGTCGTGTGACGGTATTTTTCGAAGGCGATAAGTTGGTGAAGTTTCAGGGTGATGCTTTGCCAACTGATGTCGAGTTGGTTGCTGAGATTGATGGCTATGCAAAAACAAAGCGCTCATTTTGGGATGTAGTGACAGGCTCTAATAAGCCTCCAGTAACTATCCCTTTGCAGCAGCCTGAATTGTTAGTGCCTAGTCCAACCAATAATTTGCCTGCTGGTGCTAGCCCTGCTGTGCCTGCAGCCAGCACGAGTAGCTCATTTTGGGACTTTTTTAGTTTTTCAAAAAAATCACCAGAGACTCAGTCCCCACAGTTAGGTCCTGGCTCCTTGAACATTCCGCAAGCCAGTGAAGCTAAATAG
- the dapB gene encoding 4-hydroxy-tetrahydrodipicolinate reductase, which translates to MKIAIAGATGRMGRMLIEAVLSSPDAELVGALEHDTCQLLGEDAGAFLGKKTGVAITADITKALSGAEFLIDFTRPEGTMAHLAVAQKTGSKMIIGTTGLSPEQIAALKKAAENLAIVFAPNMSVGVNVTFKLLEIAAKMLNEGYDIEIIEAHHRHKVDAPSGTALRMGEVIADALGEKLDDVAVYAREGHTGERKPGSIGFATIRGGDIVGDHTVLFAGEGERIEISHKSSSRQSYAQGSLRAARFLKHQSSGLHDMQDVLGLRK; encoded by the coding sequence ATGAAGATCGCAATTGCCGGTGCAACCGGGCGCATGGGAAGAATGTTAATCGAGGCCGTTCTGAGTAGCCCCGATGCTGAGCTAGTTGGGGCACTTGAACACGATACATGCCAATTGCTGGGTGAAGATGCCGGTGCATTCTTGGGCAAGAAAACAGGTGTAGCAATCACTGCAGATATTACAAAAGCTTTAAGCGGCGCTGAATTTTTAATTGACTTCACTCGTCCAGAAGGCACGATGGCCCATTTAGCGGTGGCGCAAAAGACCGGCAGCAAAATGATTATCGGCACAACAGGCTTGAGTCCTGAGCAGATTGCTGCTTTGAAAAAAGCCGCTGAAAATTTAGCAATCGTTTTTGCACCCAACATGAGTGTGGGTGTAAATGTCACCTTCAAGTTATTGGAGATCGCCGCAAAAATGCTGAACGAAGGTTATGACATCGAAATTATTGAGGCCCATCATCGCCACAAAGTAGATGCACCATCAGGTACTGCGCTCAGAATGGGTGAAGTGATTGCTGATGCGCTAGGTGAGAAGTTAGATGATGTCGCCGTTTACGCCAGAGAAGGCCATACAGGCGAGCGTAAGCCAGGATCAATTGGTTTTGCAACCATTCGTGGCGGAGATATTGTTGGTGATCACACAGTGTTATTCGCTGGAGAGGGTGAGCGTATCGAGATTAGCCATAAATCGTCTAGTCGTCAGTCATACGCCCAGGGATCTTTGCGCGCCGCACGTTTTTTGAAGCACCAAAGTTCTGGTCTACATGATATGCAGGATGTGCTTGGCTTACGTAAGTAA